From one Sciurus carolinensis chromosome 9, mSciCar1.2, whole genome shotgun sequence genomic stretch:
- the Rad54l2 gene encoding helicase ARIP4 isoform X1: MSDESASGSDPDLDPDVELEDAEEEEEEEEVAVEEHDRDDEEDLLDDPSLEGMCGTEHDQLGEDGQQPQRCTSTTSSQSEPSEQLKHPQGKILASEDPKKKRAQKPSHMRRNIRKLLREDQLEPVTKAAQQEELERRKRLEQQRKDYAAPIPTVPLEFLPEEIVLRASDGPQLPPRVLAQEVICLDSSSGSEDEKSSRDEVIELSSGEEDTLHIVDSSESVSEEDEEEEKGGTHVNDALNQHDALGRVLVNLNHPPEEENVFLAPQLARAVKPHQIGGIRFLYDNLVESLERFKTSSGFGCILAHSMGLGKTLQVISFIDVLFRHTPAKTVLAIVPVNTLQNWLAEFNMWLPAPESLPADNKPEEVQPRFFKVHILNDEHKTMASRAKVMADWVSEGGVLLMGYEMYRLLTLKKSFATGRPKKTKKRSHPVIIDLDEEDRQQEFRREFEKALCRPGPDVVICDEGHRIKNCQASTSQALKNIRSRRRVVLTGYPLQNNLIEYWCMVDFVRPDFLGTRQEFSNMFERPILNGQCIDSTPQDVRLMRYRSHVLHSLLEGFVQRRGHTVLKIHLPAKEENVILVRLSKIQRDLYTQFMDRFRDCGSSGWLGLNPLKAFCVCCKIWNHPDVLYEALQKENLANEQDLDVEELGSAGTSARCPPQGAKAKGEDSTLTSSMGEATNSKFLQGVGFNPFQERGNNIVTYEWAKDLLTNYQTGVLENSPKMVLLFHLIEESVKLGDKILVFSQSLSTLALIEEFLGKREVPCLPGTEGQGAPKWVRNVSYFRLDGSTPAFERERLINQFNDPSNLTTWLFLLSTRAGCLGVNLIGANRVVVFDASWNPCHDAQAVCRVYRYGQKKPCHIYRLVADYTLEKKIYDRQISKQGMSDRVVDDLNPMLNFTRKEVENLLHFVEKEPAPQASLNVKGIKESVLQLACLKYPHLITKEPFEHESLLLNRKDHKLTKAEKKAAKKSYEEDKRTSVPYTRPSYAQYYPASDQSLTSIPAFSQRNWQPTLKGDEKPVASVRPVQSTPIPMMPRHVPLGGTVSSASSTNPSMNFPINYLQRAGVLVQKVVTTTDIVIPGLNSSTDVQARINAGESIHIIRGTKGTYIRTSDGRIFAVRATGKPKAPEDGRMAASGSQGPSRESTSNGRHSASSPKVPDPEGLARPVSPDSPEIISELQQYADVAAARESRQSSPSTNAALPGPPAQLVDSSAVPGTALGTEPRLGGHCLNSSLLVTGQPCGGRHPVLDLRGHKRKLATPPAAQESARRRSRKGHLPAPVQPYEHGYPVSGGFAMPPVSLNHNLTPPFTSQAGDNSLFMGSTPSYYQLSNLLADARLVFPVTTDPLVPAGPVSSSSTATSVTASNPSFMLNPSVPGILPSYSLPFSQPLLSEPRMFAPFPSPVLPSDLSRGMSVYPGYMSPHTGYPAGGLLRSQVPPFDSHEIAEVGFSSNDDEDKDDDVIEVTGK; this comes from the exons ACCCATCCCTGGAAGGCATGTGTGGCACTGAACATGACCAGCTGGGGGAAGATGGGCAGCAGCCGCAGCGGTGCACTTCAACTACCTCATCTCAGTCTGAGCCTTCAGAGCAGCTTAAGCACCCGCAAGGGAAGATCCTAGCCTCTGAGGACCCCAAAAAGAAGAGAGCTCAGAAGCCCTCTCACATGAGAAGAAACATACG aaAGCTACTCCGGGAGGATCAATTGGAGCCTGTTACCAAAGCAGCTCAGCAGGAAGAGTTGGAAAGAAGGAAGCGCCTGGAGCAGCAGAGGAAAGATTATGCGGCCCCAATTCCTACTGTTCCCCTGGAGTTCCTGCCTG aggAAATTGTCTTAAGAGCAAGTGATGGTCCTCAACTGCCTCCTCGGGTCTTGGCCCAGGAAGTCATTTGTTTGGACAGTAGCAGTGGCAGTGAGGATGAGAAAAGCAGTCGAGATG AGGTGATTGAACTGAGCTCTGGAGAGGAGGACACTCTGCACATTGTGGACAGCAGTGAGTCTGTCAGtgaggaagatgaggaagaagagaagggtGGCACCCATGTGAATGACGCCTTAAACCAGCATGATGCTCTTGGGCGGGTTCTTGTCAACCTGAACCACCCTCCAGAGGAGGAAAATGTCTTCCTCGCCCCACAGTTGGCACGGGCTGTGAAACCTCATCAG ATTGGTGGGATCCGGTTCCTGTATGATAACCTCGTGGAGTCCCTGGAGAGGTTTAAGACCAGTAGTGGCTTTGGCTGTATCCTGGCCCATAGCATGGGTCTAGGGAAAACTTTGCAAGTGATCTCCTTCATTGATGTCCTCTTCCGCCACACGCCAGCCAAAACAGTCCTCGCCATTGTGCCG GTTAATACTCTTCAGAACTGGTTGGCAGAGTTCAACATGTGGCTTCCGGCTCCTGAATCCCTTCCAGCTGACAACAAGCCTGAAGAAGTCCAGCCTCGGTTCTTTAAAGTTCACATCTTGAATGATGAACACAA GACGATGGCATCTCGTGCTAAAGTGATGGCTGATTGGGTGTCAGAGGGTGGGGTGCTGCTGATGGGGTACGAAATGTACAGACTCCTCACTCTGAAGAAATCCTTTGCCACAGGTAGACCGAAGAAAACCAAGAAACGCTCTCACCCGGTCATCATTGATCTGGATGAGGAAGATCGACAGCAGGAGTTTCGTAGAG AGTTTGAGAAGGCCTTATGCCGCCCTGGTCCTGATGTGGTGATCTGTGATGAGGGACACCGCATCAAAAACTGCCAGGCCAGCACCTCACAGGCTCTGAAGAACATACGCTCTCGCCGCAGGGTGGTGCTGACTGGGTACCCCCTGCAGAACAACCTCATCGAGTACTGGTGCATGGTGGACTTTGTACGCCCAGACTTCCTTGGCACTCGGCAGGAGTTCAGCAACATGTTTGAACGCCCTATCCTGAATGGGCAGTGTATCGACAGCACGCCTCAGGACGTACGCCTCATGCGATACCGGAGCCATGTCCTGCACAGCCTGCTGGAGGGTTTTGTGCAGAG GAGAGGCCATACTGTGCTGAAGATTCATCTCCCTGCCAAGGAAGAGAATGTGATCCTGGTGCGGCTCTCTAAGATTCAACGAGATTTGTATACACAGTTCATGGACCGTTTCCGGGACTGTGGTAGCAGTGGCTGGCTGGGGCTGAACCCCCTCAAGGCTTTCTGTGTGTGCTGCAAG ATCTGGAATCACCCTGATGTGCTTTATGAAGCCCTTCAGAAGGAGAACCTGGCCAATGAGCAGGACCTAGACGTGGAAGAGCTTGGCTCAGCAGGGACCAGTGCCCGCTGTCCACCACAGGGAGCAAAAGCCAAGGGAGAGGATAGCACCTTGACTTCCTCAATGGGAGAGGCAACCAATAGCAAGTTCCTACAGGGGGTTGGCTTCAACCCATTCCAGGAGCGAGGCAACAACATCGTCACATATGAATGG GCCAAGGACCTTCTGACTAATTATCAGACCGGAGTCTTAGAAAATTCTCCCAAGATGGTACTGCTTTTCCACCTGATTGAGGAAAGTGTGAAGCTTGGGGACAAGATCCTCGTGTTTAG CCAGAGTCTTTCCACCTTGGCTCTCATTGAAGAATTCCTGGGAAAGCGAGAAGTACCCTGTCTACCTGGTACTGAGGGGCAAGGAGCACCAAAGTGGGTTCGAAATGTCAGCTACTTCC gGCTAGATGGTAGTACCCCTGCCTTTGAGAGGGAGCGACTCATTAATCAGTTCAATGATCCCAGCAACCTCACCACCTGGCTGTTCCTTCTCTCCACAAG GGCTGGATGCTTGGGTGTGAATCTGATTGGTGCCAATCGAGTGGTGGTGTTTGATGCTTCCTGGAACCCTTGCCATGATGCCCAAGCAGTATGTCGGGTATACCGTTATGGCCAGAAAAAGCCCTGTCATATCTATCGTTTGGTGGCTGATTATACGCTTGAAAAGAAGATCTATGACCGTCAGATTTCCAAGCAGGGCATGTCAG ATCGGGTGGTGGATGATCTAAATCCGATGCTGAACTTCACCCGGAAGGAGGTGGAAAACCTACTGCACTTTGTTGAGAAGGAGCCAGCTCCGCAAGCATCCTTGAATGTAAAAGGGATCAAGGAATCAGTTCTACAACTTGCTTGTTTGAAGTACCCTCACCTCATCACCAAG GAGCCTTTTGAGCATGAGTCATTGCTCCTCAACCGAAAGGATCACAAGCTGACCAAGGCTGAGAAAAAAGCAGCAAAGAAAAGTTATGAGGAAGACAAACGCACATCAGTTCCCTACACCCGCCCATCGTATGCACAGTATTACCCTGCCAGTGACCAGAGCCTGACCAGCATTCCTGCCTTCAGTCAGAGGAACTG gCAACCAACACTGAAGGGTGATGAAAAGCCTGTGGCCAGTGTTCGTCCTGTACAGTCCACCCCCATCCCTATGATGCCGCGGCATGTCCCACTGGGAGGCACTGTAAGCTCTGCTTCCAGCACAAATCCATCCATGAACTTCCCAATCAACTACTTGCAGCGGGCAGGAGTCCTTGTGCAGAAGGTGGTCACCACAACAG ATATTGTTATTCCTGGACTCAACAGTTCTACAGATGTTCAGGCTAGAATTAATGCTGGTGAGAGCATCCACATCATCCGTGGGACAAAAG GGACGTACATTCGCACCAGTGATGGACGGATCTTTGCTGTCCGGGCAACTGGCAAACCAAAGGCCCCTGAAGATGGTCGGATGGCTGCCTCAG GTTCCCAGGGACCTTCTCGTGAGTCCACAAGCAACGGCAGACACAGTGCCTCATCACCCAAAGTCCCTGACCCTGAGGGGCTGGCCAGGCCCGTCTCTCCCGACAGTCCGGAGATCATCAGTGAGCTCCAGCAGTATGCAGATGTGGCTGCTGCTCGGGAATCCCGTCAGAGCTCCCCAAGCACCAATGCCGCCCTGCCTGGCCCCCCGGCCCAACTCGTGGACAGCAGTGCTGTTCCTGGGACAGCTCTTGGAACTGAGCCACGGCTTGGGGGTCATTGCCTCAATAGTTCCCTCTTGGTGACTGGCCAACCTTGTGGTGGCAGGCACCCAGTGCTAGACTTAAGGGGCCACAAGCGAAAGTTGGCCACTCCACCTGCCGCCCAGGAGTCAGCCCGCCGGCGGTCCAGGAAGGGCCATCTGCCAGCCCCCGTGCAGCCGTATGAACACGGGTATCCAGTCTCTGGCGGGTTTGCCATGCCACCCGTCTCCTTAAATCATAACCTCACCCCCCCTTTCACCTCCCAGGCTGGGGACAACTCCCTGTTTATGGGCAGTACCCCCTCCTACTACCAGCTGTCCAATTTGCTGGCAGATGCCCGCCTGGTATTTCCAGTGACTACTGACCCTCTGGTGCCGGCAGGCCCCGTCAGTTCCTCTTCCACGGCTACCTCAGTCACTGCCAGCAACCCCTCCTTCATGCTCAACCCCTCTGTGCCAGGGATATTACCCAGCTATTCACTCCCATTCTCACAGCCACTCCTGTCCGAGCCAAGGATGTTTGCGCCTTTTCCTTCCCCTGTATTGCCCAGCGACCTTTCACGGGGCATGTCTGTTTACCCAGGCTACATGTCCCCACATACAGGCTACCCAGCTGGTGGCCTCCTCCGGTCCCAGGTGCCTCCATTTGATTCACATGAGATTGCTGAGGTGGGGTTCAGCTCCAATGATGACGAGGATAAGGATGATGATGTAATAGAGGTCACTGGGAAATAG